aaaaatatataaaacacttaaaataaagaaaaactcctTTAAACGTACAAAGGtgaaattagaaataaagaccagcCTGAAGATCTGTGGACGACACCTCGGACACACTTCAAACCAAATCGAGTGAAAACGACTTCAAACTTTTTTAATTCTGAGTTTagtgacagatttttttccGTGGGTTCGTTAGACGACAGCAGCTCGAGACGTAAAAAACTTGTGATGTCACTTCAGATGCttcattatatttttacttcTCCACGTTTCCGTCGCAGCAGCGACAGTAAATGTGATCTGggactcacttcctgtttcctgtgtggaAACAAACTGATCAGTTTGACGTATTTCGGGTGGCACCGTGTGATTGGCTGATCTTGGTTAATCAGTGAATTGCAGAAGCCTGGAGACAAAcggctccctctgctggacacTTCTTATCATTGACGTTTTGAACGCTGTGAACTCGTCCGGTTACAgattgaaatactttttttctcTAAATCATCAGGAGACGTTCAAAAAATTCAAACACAAGTCGACTTTTCtctgaatgtttcatttcaactatttttccttttcatatAAACTTTTATTCAACTGAGAAACAGTTGAACTAAAGTGGACAAACGTGTCGGTGGAGTTTCAGTTTTCTGACAGATTTGAGTTCCTGATGTCGACAGAACACAAATAAACTTTCCAGCTGAGTATTTAGTGGTTGGATGGTTTTAGTGTTCGCTCCACCTGATCGCTCTCTGACCTGTGATTGGTTGATTATTGGAAGATTGATCGAATTGTTAAACAAAGTTTCCCCGACGACTAAAAACAGGATTTAAATTGATTTCAGAAAAACGTCAAGTCAACCACCTGCCGCCACATGAAAAGAATAGTGTGTAAATTAAACTCTGAAcgcacaatacacacacacacacacacacacacacacacacacacacacacacacacacactcacactcacactcaaggATCAGAGTTGAGTTTCTGCGTCTCAGCTTGAGCCGCCCCCACCGCGGGGTTACCGTCACTGGACTCCGGCTTCTGACAAGGAAGTCCGCTGGTTTTATAAAAGAAGAGCAGGTCGACGAGGAACGCCAACATCGCCATGAAACcaaacagctggaggaggagaaacaaataCAACGAGATTCTtaagcaagaaagaaaagaaggagagaaagaactgCGGAGGAAACAGCAAAGGAAAGGAGACTGGGCcaacaggaaggaggaaagaaaatgtagGAAAAGGAGGTGTGGAATAAAAATAGGAGATAGGACAGAAAAGAAGtggacagaggaggtggagaaggaaaGATTGAGGCGAGGTAGGAGGTAAGGAATCAATGAGGAAGAAGTCAAGGGAGGATATGAAGAGACTGGGAAGGAAAAGACAAAGTCGGAAACAACAGAAGGAGGTAAGAGAGGATACAAGGAGCTAGGAGCTTAAAAGAGTAAACAATGAGGAACAGAGGAGgtaggaaaggaaggaaggtggTAGGGAATGACAGCAAGGggtagaggaggaaagaggaggtgaGAATTTACATGAGGAGGTGGCAAAGGTatgagagaaaatgtgttcagaaaaaagaggaacaatagaaggaaaagaagaaaggaagcagtgaaggagaggaggaggtaggaaaggaaaagaaaaggagatatAGTGTCTCACCACAGCACTTTTCTCCAGAATCGTTCCGTTGTTGTCCGTCGCAAAAATGACGGAGGAGACGAAGAACAAGACGGCGATGAGGGCGGTGTACCAGAAGTCctgcagagaaggaggagaaggagaaggaggagaaggagaaggaggaggagaaggagaaggaggagaagaaggagagttAAAACATCTAGTTGAATGTAAAGGTAAATGATTCCACTCTCAGGTGAGCAGAGAACCTGGAACCCTCCGTCCGTCTGAAGAACACCCCTCAGAGAACAGTGGTTCAGTCCAAACTTCATCAAACTGTTGTTTCttgcaaaattaaaaattcattaaaaatgtgaaaacaaacatggccGACAGTCGTTCacacagatattccattttAAAATCAGAGCTTGTGTTAATGTCACAGATCACATGACAAATCCTGCAACCGTCACTACTTcctgtgtacatgtacacaccAGGTACACGTGTACTGTGCATGTGCATTGTATACCTGTGGCCAGTAGATGGCGGTATTGcacaacaacagaagaagaggcGGTAGCAGCTATGCTAACGGAGCTAACATGTCAGCGGCGTGTGTTCCGGTAGATGACCGCtcagagtgtgagtgagagcgGCTCTGACGGCGGAGCCATGCCGTGGAGGTGCTGTGTCCCCGGCTGCAGAAGCTACGATGAGGCCAAATCTATGGGCGTCGTGTTCCACGGTTTACCGACCAGAGACCCGCCGCGCTGCAGGACGTGGCTGGCCGCCATCAGGAGCCCCCGGTACGACCAGCACACCCCGGTGTCCCGGTACAGCGGAGTCCGGGTGTGCAGCCTGCACTTCACACCGGAGGACTACGAGGAGGACTTCCGGGCGAAGATACTCAACATCCCGCCCAAACCCGCGCTAAAGAGCGGGGCTGTGCCCTCAGTGTTCCCCGGGAGAGAGCGGCGAGAGCCCGGCGAACCTCAGCCGCGGTCCCCGGCCCCAAAGAGAAGGAGAGCCGGGGCTCaggtacatgttattattatgaatggtactgttattattgttaataataatattattaatgttactgttattattgttaatgttatagttgttaatattattattgttaatattattattgttaatattattgttgttaatgttattattattgttgttaatattattattgttaatagtattattaatataactgttattattaatataactgttattattattatgaatgttattattattaaatttactgttattataattaatgttattattgtaaatgttattattaatgttattattattgaccTCATTGAACTCACCACTGAatcatct
This region of Paralichthys olivaceus isolate ysfri-2021 chromosome 13, ASM2471397v2, whole genome shotgun sequence genomic DNA includes:
- the LOC109647763 gene encoding uncharacterized protein yields the protein MTAQSVSESGSDGGAMPWRCCVPGCRSYDEAKSMGVVFHGLPTRDPPRCRTWLAAIRSPRYDQHTPVSRYSGVRVCSLHFTPEDYEEDFRAKILNIPPKPALKSGAVPSVFPGRERREPGEPQPRSPAPKRRRAGAQFGRLTPRGAAGSSPRSLPAAGPDEGFCIVVSVDPLDHGSFPSEPEISSVAASDESDEDFDKDCTIVSHHSLMELFQMCQTCGQPIEEKEVFHAGSQMSVRWSCHGGHSGTWKSSPHLRDVP